A region from the Macaca mulatta isolate MMU2019108-1 chromosome 13, T2T-MMU8v2.0, whole genome shotgun sequence genome encodes:
- the GKN2 gene encoding gastrokine-2, protein MGQLYLLQHLPPPGKMKILVAFLVVLTIFGMQSHGYEVFNIISPSSNGDNVQETVTIDNEKNTAIVNIHAGSCSSTTIFDYKHGYIASRVLSRGACFILKMDLQNTPPLNNLQRYSYEKQALDNIFSNKYTWVKYNPLESLIKDIDWFLLGSPIEKLCKHIPLYKGEVVENTHNVGAGDCAKAGFLGILGISICADTHV, encoded by the exons ATGGGACAGCTTTACTTACTCCAGCACCTTCCTCCCCCAGGCAAAATGAAAATCCTT GTGGCATTTCTGGTGGTGCTGACCATCTTTGGGATGCAATCTCATGGATATGAG GTTTTTAACATCATCAGCCCAAGCAGCAATGGTGACAATGTTCAGGAGACAGTGACAATTGACAATGAAAAAAATACCGCCATTGTCAACATCCATGCAGGATCATGCTCTTCTACCACAATTTTTGACTATAAACAT GGCTACATTGCATCCAGGGTGCTCTCCCGAGGAGCCTGCTTTATCCTGAAGATGGACCTTCAGAACACCCCTCCTCTGAACAATCTTCAACGATACAGCTATGAGAAACAG GCTCTGGACAACATATTCTCCAACAAATATACCTGGGTCAAGTACAACCCTCTGGAGTCTCTGATCAAAGACATCGATTGGTTCCTGCTTGGGTCACCCATTGAGAAACTCTGCAAACATATCCCCTTGTATAAAGGGGAAGTGGTTGAAAACACAC ATAATGTTGGTGCTGGAGACTGTGCAAAGGCTGGGTTCCTGGGCATCTTGGGAATTTCAATCTGCGCAGACACTCATGTTTAG
- the LOC144333646 gene encoding LOW QUALITY PROTEIN: gastrokine-3-like (The sequence of the model RefSeq protein was modified relative to this genomic sequence to represent the inferred CDS: substituted 1 base at 1 genomic stop codon) codes for MKHLFASSILVVFFLAPSLAMINIHDNHPLNGSVGTQIIHVSTFQGMVSIRDNNVFSEWDGILDYKNALLAANIFNKIACVLAKMDQVVFPSLDDISKALDKQAFKHYPSTRGLTHTVLPSRVXNLAQYGMPIKDMCRDDPTYFARQQKEGMLATKTKTMVFVGYVLKCSRSWGSFKQRSSRETGPTLTGPALQREARLGSTPAHEPVRLTPL; via the exons ATGAAACACCTT TTTGCATCTTCTATCCTTGTGGTCTTCTTCCTAGCCCCATCCCTGGCCATGATA AACATCCATGACAACCATCCTCTTAATGGATCTGTTGGGACTCAAATTATCCATGTCAGTACCTTTCAAGGTATGGTCAGCATCCGAGACAATAATGTTTTCAGTGAGTGGGACGGAATCCTAGACTACAAGAAT GCCCTGTTGGCGGCTAACATATTTAACAAGATAGCCTGTGTTCTGGCCAAGATGGACCAAGTAGTCTTCCCAAGTTTGGATGACATTAGCAAGGCCCTGGACAAGCAG GCTTTTAAGCATTACCCATCAACTCGCGGCCTGACCCACACTGTTTTACCCAGTCGGGTCTAGAACTTAGCACAATATGGAATGCCCATTAAGGACATGTGCAGAGATGACCCCACCTACTTTGCCCGACAGCAAAAAGAAGGTATGTTAGCAACCAAGACCAAGACCATGG TGTTTGTGGGCTATGTGCTTAA gtgTTCCAGGTCGTGGGGCTCCTTCAAGCAGAGGTCCAGCAGGGAGACAGGCCCCACCCTTACTGGACCAGCTCTGCAGAGGGAGGCACGCCTAGGTTCCACACCAGCCCACGAACCTGTGCGGCTCACCCCTCTCTGA